A single window of Haliotis asinina isolate JCU_RB_2024 chromosome 5, JCU_Hal_asi_v2, whole genome shotgun sequence DNA harbors:
- the LOC137285032 gene encoding uncharacterized protein, with the protein MGAGDRFGYLKRWAGFLLMFVLCVWICQTTSSPVCEPVTLSHCATIVNVTQLPNLYGDYTQDDVDVKTSRLFRVLGSQCQTFNRFLCVLYLPPCPDPHRRTPGVLPLPCRQVCEGARSECNGVMEDNGMRWPYELQCQNFPTENCVIVHDSGELELVDVSLRVTGSIRRPNTQPVSVAPLEAEIGDNDEYSVEVVSMTTSQIPQRRYDVIELGDDELYHGWADVQGTGAANDYCRILGRGKRRFLSCALAGSSGQGHHYVSKLGFDSGHRNTWFMRDVDNDGRDDYCRCVGKPGGSKIWCMKAGDKGFYGSTVQGGSQYTFELPGSTGCHDKKLNPQFGA; encoded by the exons ATGGGAGCTGGAGACCGCTTTGGATATTTGAAAAGATGGGCAGGCTTTTTATTAATGTTTGTGCTGTGTGTGTGGATTTGTCAGACTACATCATCACCTGTTTGTGAACCCGTGACGCTGtcccactgcgccaccatcgtGAACGTGACCCAGCTTCCCAACCTCTACGGTGACTATACTCAAGATGACGTTGACGTAAAGACGTCAAGACTCTTCCGGGTTCTAGGATCTCAGTGTCAAACATTTAACCGTTTTCTCTGTGTGTTGTACCTACCCCCATGTCCCGATCCCCACCGACGCACCCCGGGGGTCCTACCCCTCCCCTGCAGACAGGTGTGTGAGGGGGCAAGGAGTGAGTGTAACGGTGTAATGGAAGACAACGGCATGAGGTGGCCCTATGAACTTCAGTGCCAAAACTTCCCCACTGAGAACTGTGTTATTGTTCATG ATTCTGGTGAACTGGAGCTGGTGGATGTGTCTCTGCGCGTGACCGGAAGTATACGCCGGCCAAACACACAGCCGGTCAGTGTTGCACCGCTGGAGGCCGAAATCGGGGACAACGATGAATACTCTGTGGAAGTGGTATCCATGACAACCAGTCAGATCCCTCAGAGACGATATGACGTCATAGAGCTCGGTGATGATGAGTTATACCACGGTTGGGCGGATGTACAGGGCACGGGCGCAGCAAACGACTACTGCAG AATTTTGGGACGTGGAAAGAGAAGGTTCTTGTCATGCGCACTGGCAGGAAGCTCTGGCCAAGGTCACCATTACGTCTCCAAGTTAGGTTTTGACAGCGGTCACAGAAACACGTGGTTCATGCGCGACGTCGACAACGACGGCCGTGACGACTATTGTAG ATGTGTAGGGAAGCCCGGGGGCTCTAAGATCTGGTGTATGAAGGCTGGTGATAAAGGCTTCTATGGCAGTACTGTGCAAGGCGGAAGTCAGTACACGTTCGAGCTTCCGGGATCCACCGGATGTCATGATAAAAAACTTAATCCTCAGTTTGGAGCTTGA